A stretch of DNA from Carboxydothermus pertinax:
TCGGCTCAAAGTGAACTTTCACGGTCCAGGTAAGGTTAAGTCCCCGGTCTTTGTTAAACTGCTCTAAATACGGCACATGCTGAAAATAGTTGGCATCCAGCTCTTTTTCCGCCAAAGCGATATTGGGCTTTACATAGTCGGTAAACTCGATAATCTCCAGTTTGATGCCTTCCTTTTCTAAAATCGGCTGCACCTGCCGTAAAATTTCCGCATGGGGTACCGGGGTCGCCCCAACTTTTAAAACTTTTTCTGTAGCTTTTTGGCTTCCGCAGCCAAAAAGGCCCAGGGTTAAAATTAACACTAAAGCTACCAAAACTTTTTTCATCTTAACTCCTCCTCCTTAATTATTTTGTTTTATATTTACGGGCCAAAAAATTGCCCGTAGCCTGCACCATCTCCACCAGAGCCACCAAAATAGCCACAGTTATAAGCATCACATCCGTTTGAAACCGCATGTAGCCATACCGGACTCCGAGGTCTCCCAGCCCCCCGCCACCAATGGCTCCGGCCATGGCCGAATAACCAATAATAGCTATAGCCGTATTGGTCAGGCTTAAGATAATCCCGCTACGCGCTTCAGGCAGGAGAACTTTAAAAATAATCTGGCGCGTATTAGCCCCCATGGCCCGGGCAGCTTCCACAACCCCGGGATCAATTTCCCGGAGATTGGCCTCAATTAACCGGGCAACAAAGGGAGCCGCCCCAATCGTTAAAGGTACTATCGCTGCACTGCTACCGATAGACGTTCCAGCAATGAGGCGGGTTATAGGAGTAACCGCCAGCATCAGGATTACAAAAGGCGCCGAGCGCAAGACATTTACTATTGAACCCAAAAAATTATAAACTACAGGTCTAGGCATTATCCCACCGCTTGAAACAACATTTAAGAAAACTCCCAAGGGAATACCGATTACCGCTGCAAAAAAAAGGGCTAGCCCTGTCATGTAAAGAGTTTCATACGTAGCCTTTAATATTTCCGGCCAAAATCCCACTTCTACACCACCTCCATTTTTACCGAAAGCTCGGTTAAAATTTGCCGTACCCGGGCTCTTTTCCTTTCATCACCAAAAATTTCTACCGCTAAAACTCCATAGGGAACCTCTTTTAAATGACCGATATTGCCATAAAGAATACTTAAATCCACGCCCGTTTCTTTAATTATCCTGGACACCACCGGCTCACCGGCGGTATTGCCGGCAAACCGAAGCAAAAGTACTTCCCGGTCAACTCTTTTATCCCGGGCTTGAAGCAGAACCTCTTCAGGTAAATCACGACTTATTACGGTATTGACAAACTCTTTGGTAATAGGATGCCAGGGGTTTAAAAAGACGTCGGTAACTCTCCCTTCTTCTACCACCCGTCCGTTGTCCATTACTGCCACCCGGTCACAGATTTCGGTAATCACCCGCATTTCATGGGTAATAATAACTATAGTAATCCCAAGTTTTTGGTTAATTTCGCTCAACAACTTTAAAATCTGCCCCGTAGTTTGCGGATCCAAAGCAGAAGTGGGTTCATCACAGAGAAGAATTTTCGGGTTTGCGGCAATCGCCCGGGCAATCCCCACCCGTTGTTTTTGTCCGCCGGAAAGTTCTCTTGGATAGCTATCCGCTTTATCCAAAAGCCCCACCAGCTCCAGGACTTCCATAACCCGTTTTTTAATCTGATCTTTTGGATAACCCCCTATCTCTAAAGGAAAGGCCACATTTCCAAAAACGGTACGGGAATCCAAGAGGTTAAAATGCTGAAAGATCATTCCGATTTTCTGGCGTAAGTTTAAAAGCTCTTTAGCCTTAAGGCCGGTAATCTCCACTCCGTCCACCCAAACTTCTCCGGCCGTAGGTCGGACAAGACCGTTTATTGCCCGTAACAATGACGATTTTCCTGCACCGGATAAACCGATGATGCCAAAGATTTCACCTTTTTTTATTTCTAAATTGACGTTATCTACTGCCGTTAAATCTCTTTTACCGGAATAAGTGATGCTTAAGTTTTTAATAATAATCACTATTACCACCTCTTTTGCAAAAAAATAACCCTCTTCCGGATAGAAGAGGGTTTTTACTCCTCCTCTTATCTCCCGGAATATCATCCGCAGGAATTGGCACCATTGCCAAATATTTGGCCGGTTGCCGGGCTTCATCGGGCCAGTCCCTCCGCCACTCTTGATAAGAGGCGATCTATGTCATCGCCGCTATTTAGTTCATATAAACTGAGTTTGATTTTAAATTCGAAACTACCACCTGTCAAGCCCCTTTGAAAAAGTTTTAATTTTTTAAATTTTCTATGCTGCCTCCCGTTTATTAAAAAGATTTATTCCTAGAATTACCACTCCCACCAGGTAAAGAAGCGTATAGCCGATAAAGTATAAGCTTGGGGGATTGGCGCTGCCAAATAAGGCTAAAGGTCCGGCAAAGTTGCTAACTCCAGAAAAAATATACGACACCCCTTTGCGGTAAATAGCGTCGGTAGGAAGGATAATACTGGTTAAAAGACCGATTTCTTGCAAAATTTTCGTTTGTCCGGGAAAGAAGCTTGCCACCTGTTCCATCATCCCTCCAACCAGCGAGGCCATATACAGGGTAAAAGCAAAAAAACCGTTAGCCACCGGCGACAGCCGTACCGACCCGGTCAACGTCACCGCCGTTAAAATAAGCGGCATGCCGCTTAAGATAAGTCCTGCAAGCCAGACATTTTGGGGGATAAAACCTGTAATAACGTAAAACTCGGCTACCAGTGCAAAGATTAAAACCATTGCCGCAACCATGCCCAAAAGACCATAGCCAAGAAATTTTCCCAAAAATACCTCCCATTTTTTTATGGGGCGTACCAGTAGCGGCTGTAAAAGCCAGGCTTCTAATTCTCCGGAAATCGCCCCAACCGCACTAAATACCGCTATTACGTTTACTGCAAAGGAGGCGAAAAACAAGCCAAAGGAAAAGAAAAAATTTAAGAGAATATAATGCTGTAAAGCCAGATCAGGAGTAGGGTTTTTATAAATTTTTAAATTCTCGCTGATAAAATAAAGGCCTGTACCGAAAAGAACAAGGTAAACCGCCGCTAAAATGACAATTACCAAAAGAGTTTTCCTGCGCACCGCTTCCCTTAAGGTATAACTAATTATCTGCCCCATTTTTGCCCTCCACCGCTTGGATAAATAATTCCTCGAGCGCCGCTTTAAACGGCCGAACCTCATAAATATTAGCTCCCCCGAGGACCAATTCCCGCATCATTGCCGGTACTTCTTCTTCGCTTACACCCAAAAGCTTTAACCCATTTGGGGCTTCCCCGGTTTGGTACTGGGATTTTAGTTTTTTAAGAAGAGCTTCGGGAATTTCCCCGCGGATTAAAATCCCGCGTCCGGATAAAAGTTCCGCGAGTTTTCCCCGGGCTTTTATTTCCCCGCGATTAATAATTGCTACACTATCGGCTACCATTTCCACTTCTGATAAAAGATGGCTGTTTAAAAATACTGCTACTCCTTGTTTTTTAAGGTCAGTGATAATTTCCCGGACTTCAATCCGGCCTACCGGATCCAGAGCCGATGTTGGTTCATCCAAAAATAAAAGTTCTGGCTCTCCTAATAAGGCCACTGCCAGGGCCAGCCGCTGGCGCATCCCCTGGCTATAGGTCTTGATTCTACTATCTTTTCGCTCCCAAAGCTTGTTCTGGGTTAAAACCTCTTCTATTCTTCTCTTTAACTTTTTATCTGGAAGGTAGAGGAGTTTCCCGTGAAAGCGCAAAAGCTCTTCTGCCGTCATCCACTCCGGCAGGCGAATATTCTCCGGGAGATAGCCTACCTTACGACGGACGTGCAAGTCTTCCGGGCTTTTCCCAAAAAGCCGTATCGTCCCCAAGGTAGGTTTTAATAAGCCTAAGGCAGTTTTCACAAAGGTACTTTTCCCGGCACCGTTTGGCCCTAAAAAAGCAAAGATTTCTCCGGGGGAAACCCCCAGAGAAATGTTCCGGCACCCTATTTCCCGGCCATAATATTTTGTTAAATCGACACTTTCTAATACCATGTTACCAGCTAAGCCCCCTTGCTACTTCTAAAAGGGTTTCTTTATCAAGAGAGCTTTCAATTACGGTAAGAATTCCCCCCTTTAAAAACACCAGCACCCGATAGCTTCCCCCCGATTGTTCAAGCATCTTTCCGGTTACACCGGCGATTTTAACATCTTCCACCAATGTTCCCTTGTAAACCGGTATCACCAGGGCGCTGTTTAAATCACCGGCAAGTCCTGCCAGAGAGCTTTTTAGGTCTCCGGGGATCCCCGGCAGCTCTAAGAGAACTTCGGCAATTTCTTCCGGCGTAATCCTGGCCCGGGTTTTTATTTCCGGTACTGCCTGACGAGTAATGCTAAGATAACCACCATTATTACCGCCACCTGTGAGGTTGTAATTGGCCCGGTAACCAGGGTTTACGCTGATGTTTAACTCTTTCCCCTCCAGGATTTCCGGAAATAGCTTCTTGGCTCCCAAAAATTTCAGCTGCCTGTTCATCTCCTTAACATTAACTTTCACTGTTAATTTAAATCCTTCCCCTTGGTATAAATTATTCAATTGCGCATGTTTTTCCAAAGTTGAAGGTAAATTTTCCGGAACGGGATTTAAAGAAGCCGGGATATTTTTAATATCATTGGGAGCCAAATCCCGCGGTTTTAAAGTCATCTCTCTTTTAACCTCAATAAGTCCTTCTATTTTGCTTACCCCTACCTTATTAAAAATATCGGAAAGTTTCTCCAGGTCCACCGCATTAACCGATACTACTTCGACCTTTTCAGCTCGGAAAAAGGTGTAAAGTTCATCGGCTATCGTTGGCGCCCCGCTCAGGATTAAAGCGGCCGCCGCTACCGCTGCCACCCGGGGTAAAATTGCATTTTGCCAGAATTTTCTCCTAAGGCTTGGCGTTTTAACCTTTTCGCCGCCAGTCAAAAGCGAAAGCTTTGCCGCGGTAAATTTTTTGGTAGCTTTAATTTCGTTAAACTTATCCCGGCATTTCAAGCACTCTTCAAGGTGTTCCTCTACTTTCCTCATTTCCCCTAATTTTAGCTCATCATCCACATAAGCCATTAAAAGCCCCTCATCCAAACAACAGCCCTTCAAATTACTCACCTCCAGATAATTTTAAATAACTTTTTTTAAACCGGGCCTGTGCCCGGCAGAGTTTCTGCCCCACCGAGCTTTCCTTAATCCCTAATTTTTGGGCTATCTCCTTGTATTTATAGCCCTTCTCCCGTAAAAGTAATAGTTTTTGTTCTTCCTCGGTAAGGGTTGCCAGAGCTTCTTTCACCAGTTCCACCTCATCTATAAAATTAATTCCGGAAGTTTGCGCTCCTTCTAACAGCGGAATCTCCCGGGCACGCCGGAGATAATCATAGGCAAGATTTTCTCCCACTTTAAAAAGCCAACCAACAGGATTATTTATATTGTTTATATCTTCCCTAAGTAGCCTGGCAAAACACTCCTGAGCCAGTTCTTCGGCTATATCTACCCTTTTTACAATACTTTTAATCCTGAAGGTAAGTTTGGTATACATTTCCTTATAAAGGGTTTCAACTATACCGTGCTCCACCCTCTCCCTCCTTTATCGCCTTTTCTACATCTAAGACGATTTTAACTCCTAATTTGTGACAGCCAAAGAAATATTTTTTCTGTTAAACTGCAATAATCACGAAACACTTTGGTAACAATTAGGTTTTATAATAAACTTAAAAGGAGGCGATATTAATGATGTGGAGATTTTTCCCGGGATTTGGCTATGGTTATGGTTATTACCCCGGCAGTTTTCTAATAAATCTACTTTTGTTTTTAGCTGTTATAGTGGTAGCAGCCCTGATTTTCCGCCGGTTTGGCATCTTCTTTCCCATGGGCGGCTGCGGCCATCATGTTTCCCATACAAACCACCGCTCTTCAGCAGAAGAAATTTTAAGAGAACGGTATGCTCGAGGGGAAATAACCAGGGAAGATTATTTAAAAGCTTTAGAAGATCTTAAAAAATAAGGGGTGATAAGTATGATGTGGTATTTCTGGGATCGGCTAACTCCATGGAACATGTTGGGAGGTATCTTTATGATGATTTTAATGTTTCTCTTTTGGGCGGTAGTAATTTATTTCATCTTCAAACTTCTTACTCGAAACGATATTATAAATAAAGCGGTCCCCGGGAAATCCCCGGAGGATCTTTTAAAGGAAAGATACGCCCGGGGAGAAATAACCAAAGAACAATACGAAGAAATGCTCCATGACTTACGAAAATAGCGGGTACAACCCCGCTATTTTTTTTGGAAAAAATAAATTAAAATATATATCAGGTTAAGTTTTTTTATTCCAACTTCTAACCTCAATCTTCCAGCTTCCAAAAGGCCACCGTCATAGGAGGTATAATATGGATAACCTAACCCACGGTTTAATTGGCTATGCTCTAGCCAAAGCTATTCTGCCAGCAACTGCTGACCCTACCCTGACAAAAGCTATCACCTTAGCTTCGGTTTTAGCTTCCGAAGCCCCGGACATTGATTTTGTCACCAGTGCCCTTGGGCCATTAAAATATTTTG
This window harbors:
- a CDS encoding methionine ABC transporter permease — translated: MGFWPEILKATYETLYMTGLALFFAAVIGIPLGVFLNVVSSGGIMPRPVVYNFLGSIVNVLRSAPFVILMLAVTPITRLIAGTSIGSSAAIVPLTIGAAPFVARLIEANLREIDPGVVEAARAMGANTRQIIFKVLLPEARSGIILSLTNTAIAIIGYSAMAGAIGGGGLGDLGVRYGYMRFQTDVMLITVAILVALVEMVQATGNFLARKYKTK
- a CDS encoding sigma-70 family RNA polymerase sigma factor, whose protein sequence is MEHGIVETLYKEMYTKLTFRIKSIVKRVDIAEELAQECFARLLREDINNINNPVGWLFKVGENLAYDYLRRAREIPLLEGAQTSGINFIDEVELVKEALATLTEEEQKLLLLREKGYKYKEIAQKLGIKESSVGQKLCRAQARFKKSYLKLSGGE
- a CDS encoding ABC transporter permease subunit, coding for MGQIISYTLREAVRRKTLLVIVILAAVYLVLFGTGLYFISENLKIYKNPTPDLALQHYILLNFFFSFGLFFASFAVNVIAVFSAVGAISGELEAWLLQPLLVRPIKKWEVFLGKFLGYGLLGMVAAMVLIFALVAEFYVITGFIPQNVWLAGLILSGMPLILTAVTLTGSVRLSPVANGFFAFTLYMASLVGGMMEQVASFFPGQTKILQEIGLLTSIILPTDAIYRKGVSYIFSGVSNFAGPLALFGSANPPSLYFIGYTLLYLVGVVILGINLFNKREAA
- a CDS encoding anti-sigma factor family protein, which gives rise to MKGCCLDEGLLMAYVDDELKLGEMRKVEEHLEECLKCRDKFNEIKATKKFTAAKLSLLTGGEKVKTPSLRRKFWQNAILPRVAAVAAAALILSGAPTIADELYTFFRAEKVEVVSVNAVDLEKLSDIFNKVGVSKIEGLIEVKREMTLKPRDLAPNDIKNIPASLNPVPENLPSTLEKHAQLNNLYQGEGFKLTVKVNVKEMNRQLKFLGAKKLFPEILEGKELNISVNPGYRANYNLTGGGNNGGYLSITRQAVPEIKTRARITPEEIAEVLLELPGIPGDLKSSLAGLAGDLNSALVIPVYKGTLVEDVKIAGVTGKMLEQSGGSYRVLVFLKGGILTVIESSLDKETLLEVARGLSW
- a CDS encoding SHOCT domain-containing protein, with protein sequence MMILMFLFWAVVIYFIFKLLTRNDIINKAVPGKSPEDLLKERYARGEITKEQYEEMLHDLRK
- a CDS encoding SHOCT domain-containing protein, which produces MMWRFFPGFGYGYGYYPGSFLINLLLFLAVIVVAALIFRRFGIFFPMGGCGHHVSHTNHRSSAEEILRERYARGEITREDYLKALEDLKK
- a CDS encoding ABC transporter ATP-binding protein, producing MVLESVDLTKYYGREIGCRNISLGVSPGEIFAFLGPNGAGKSTFVKTALGLLKPTLGTIRLFGKSPEDLHVRRKVGYLPENIRLPEWMTAEELLRFHGKLLYLPDKKLKRRIEEVLTQNKLWERKDSRIKTYSQGMRQRLALAVALLGEPELLFLDEPTSALDPVGRIEVREIITDLKKQGVAVFLNSHLLSEVEMVADSVAIINRGEIKARGKLAELLSGRGILIRGEIPEALLKKLKSQYQTGEAPNGLKLLGVSEEEVPAMMRELVLGGANIYEVRPFKAALEELFIQAVEGKNGADN
- a CDS encoding methionine ABC transporter ATP-binding protein; this translates as MIIIKNLSITYSGKRDLTAVDNVNLEIKKGEIFGIIGLSGAGKSSLLRAINGLVRPTAGEVWVDGVEITGLKAKELLNLRQKIGMIFQHFNLLDSRTVFGNVAFPLEIGGYPKDQIKKRVMEVLELVGLLDKADSYPRELSGGQKQRVGIARAIAANPKILLCDEPTSALDPQTTGQILKLLSEINQKLGITIVIITHEMRVITEICDRVAVMDNGRVVEEGRVTDVFLNPWHPITKEFVNTVISRDLPEEVLLQARDKRVDREVLLLRFAGNTAGEPVVSRIIKETGVDLSILYGNIGHLKEVPYGVLAVEIFGDERKRARVRQILTELSVKMEVV